A DNA window from Ostrea edulis chromosome 5, xbOstEdul1.1, whole genome shotgun sequence contains the following coding sequences:
- the LOC125649097 gene encoding uncharacterized protein LOC125649097 produces the protein MRSQKFICALLMCICLVLEHPAMAGARRRRPKHRKPVFVPYLFSLFSKNGDFKLNREKSTLAPDRSSADYTTPTGTLNTTSLSRVKTLSPNDVSTKSNLSRDSVILSNSTLLSVIFLRNSSLSNNIPTTFPVTTTSYVTTEEDRKSNRSATFIEDEVSLKMRSKDMSDVQNTTEKPSDAITKLDDRNEKDSEIFTSVQQTTIQSTSEPKEREQILTTLNDEKLKNDDDDDNLVLKSSVQNVTKSFDKSYKLTTNSVTEQNKTETATTLSTPTTIAQETVLTTKSVLATKSVLTTNSEISMTKGKLYATTIAPFLDVKGIRILRTKLNENDLVIQNANDEGVQGYRAGYLWNRWTHKWWRSRGINTILIWKK, from the coding sequence ATGAGGTCTCAAAAATTTATATGTGCTTTGCTTATGTGTATTTGCCTTGTGTTGGAACATCCAGCAATGGCAGGGGCTAGAAGGAGACGTCCTAAACACAGAAAGCCCGTCTTTGTGCCATATTTATTTTCACTGTTTTCTAAAAATGGTGACTTCAAATTGAATAGGGAAAAGTCGACTCTAGCCCCAGACAGATCATCAGCGGATTATACGACCCCCACTGGAACTTTGAACACAACATCATTATCAAGGGTTAAGACCTTGTCACCAAATGATGTTAGTACCAAATCAAACTTGTCCCGAGACAGTGTCATTCTGTCAAATTCTACATTGCTGTCTGTGATATTTCTACGGAATTCCTCTCTATCTAACAATATTCCAACAACTTTCCCAGTGACAACTACAAGTTATGTGACAACAGAGGAAGATAGAAAATCAAACAGATCTGCAACATTTATAGAGGATGAAGTTTCACTTAAGATGAGAAGCAAAGATATGTCAGATGTACAGAATACAACTGAGAAACCAAGTGATGCAATTACCAAATTAGATGATAGAAATGAAAAAGACAGTGAAATATTCACTTCTGTTCAGCAGACAACAATTCAAAGCACATCTGAGCCAAAAGAGAGAGAACAGATTTTAACAActttaaatgatgaaaaattaaaaaatgatgatgatgatgataatttAGTTTTGAAAAGTTCTGTGCAAAATGTAACAAAGTCATTCGATAAATCCTATAAATTGACAACAAATAGTGTGACAGAACaaaataagacagaaacagcaaCAACATTATCAACACCAACTACAATAGCACAGGAAACAGTATTGACAACAAAATCAGTATTGGCAACAAAATCAGTATTGACAACAAATTCGGAAATATCCATGACAAAAGGAAAATTGTATGCAACAACAATTGCACCATTTCTAGATGTTAAAGGAATCAGAATTCTAAGAACAAAACTAAATGAAAATGATCTTGTGATCCAGAATGCCAATGATGAAGGTGTTCAAGGTTATAGAGCAGGGTACCTGTGGAATAGATGGACTCACAAATGGTGGCGATCAAGAG